A window of the Lolium perenne isolate Kyuss_39 chromosome 7, Kyuss_2.0, whole genome shotgun sequence genome harbors these coding sequences:
- the LOC127311857 gene encoding uncharacterized protein isoform X1: MDWGLKFLDSGGDVVSGRASASTHHWAPDERTRPPRAPLARATRYRLRRFQRASRTIILPPRLLHLVPVVHTIRHQLLASGELRITSSTQLLLGGIIRQAALVFSFCCFRWYESCVWRWLFLCFPLVLFGTAPFLPIWMRIYSTCLGVGRSAGGGWLWRNTKCPLGVFSVGFNNFNGRFSFGHCCTFKVIVEQLASPADSGKRDAAEDRKMHYNGRYWRLPSPPKASGTQWQWRLSSYQ; encoded by the exons ATGGATTGGGGCTTGAAGTTTCTGGACTCGGGCGGCGACGTCGTCAGCGGAAGGGCGTCGGCCTCCACACATCACTGGGCGCCGGACGAGCGAACGCGACCGCCGCGAGCGCCTCTGGCCCGAGCCACCCGCTATCGTCTGCGGCGGTTCCAGCGCGCCTCGCGAACTATAATACTTCCGCCGCGGCTCCTACATCTGGTGCCAGTCGTCCACACCATCAGGCATCAGCTACTTGCGTCCGGCGAGCTCCGCATCACTTCATCCACGCAATTGCTACTTGGTGGGATTATACGCCAAG CCGCGTTGGTGTTTTCCTTTTGCTGTTTTCGGTGGTACGAAAGCTGTGTTTGGCGCTGGCTTTTTCTTTGTTTTCCCCTGGTACTCTTCGGTACCGCCCCATTTCTACCAATTTGGATGA GAATATATTCAACCTGTTTAGGAG TTGGGCGGTCAGCCGGCGGTGGATGGCTTTGGCGCAACACAAAATG CCCCCTCGGCGTGTTCTCTGTTGGCTTCAACAATTTTAACGGCAGGTTCAGTTTTGGCCACTGCTGCACATTCAAGGTCATCGTCGAGCAACTTGCTTCCCCA GCTGACAGCGGGAAGAGGGATGCAGCAGAGGATCGGAAGATGCATTACAATGGTCGATACTGGAGGCTCCCGTCCCCACCAAAGGCCTCAGGCACCCAATGGCAGTGGCGCCTTAGCTCTTATCAGTGA
- the LOC127311857 gene encoding uncharacterized protein isoform X3: MDWGLKFLDSGGDVVSGRASASTHHWAPDERTRPPRAPLARATRYRLRRFQRASRTIILPPRLLHLVPVVHTIRHQLLASGELRITSSTQLLLGGIIRQGIYSTCLGVGRSAGGGWLWRNTKCPLGVFSVGFNNFNGRFSFGHCCTFKVIVEQLASPADSGKRDAAEDRKMHYNGRYWRLPSPPKASGTQWQWRLSSYQ, from the exons ATGGATTGGGGCTTGAAGTTTCTGGACTCGGGCGGCGACGTCGTCAGCGGAAGGGCGTCGGCCTCCACACATCACTGGGCGCCGGACGAGCGAACGCGACCGCCGCGAGCGCCTCTGGCCCGAGCCACCCGCTATCGTCTGCGGCGGTTCCAGCGCGCCTCGCGAACTATAATACTTCCGCCGCGGCTCCTACATCTGGTGCCAGTCGTCCACACCATCAGGCATCAGCTACTTGCGTCCGGCGAGCTCCGCATCACTTCATCCACGCAATTGCTACTTGGTGGGATTATACGCCAAG GAATATATTCAACCTGTTTAGGAG TTGGGCGGTCAGCCGGCGGTGGATGGCTTTGGCGCAACACAAAATG CCCCCTCGGCGTGTTCTCTGTTGGCTTCAACAATTTTAACGGCAGGTTCAGTTTTGGCCACTGCTGCACATTCAAGGTCATCGTCGAGCAACTTGCTTCCCCA GCTGACAGCGGGAAGAGGGATGCAGCAGAGGATCGGAAGATGCATTACAATGGTCGATACTGGAGGCTCCCGTCCCCACCAAAGGCCTCAGGCACCCAATGGCAGTGGCGCCTTAGCTCTTATCAGTGA
- the LOC127311857 gene encoding uncharacterized protein isoform X2, whose translation MDWGLKFLDSGGDVVSGRASASTHHWAPDERTRPPRAPLARATRYRLRRFQRASRTIILPPRLLHLVPVVHTIRHQLLASGELRITSSTQLLLGGIIRQAALVFSFCCFRWYESCVWRWLFLCFPLVLFGTAPFLPIWMRIYSTCLGVGRSAGGGWLWRNTKCPLGVFSVGFNNFNGRFSFGHCCTFKADSGKRDAAEDRKMHYNGRYWRLPSPPKASGTQWQWRLSSYQ comes from the exons ATGGATTGGGGCTTGAAGTTTCTGGACTCGGGCGGCGACGTCGTCAGCGGAAGGGCGTCGGCCTCCACACATCACTGGGCGCCGGACGAGCGAACGCGACCGCCGCGAGCGCCTCTGGCCCGAGCCACCCGCTATCGTCTGCGGCGGTTCCAGCGCGCCTCGCGAACTATAATACTTCCGCCGCGGCTCCTACATCTGGTGCCAGTCGTCCACACCATCAGGCATCAGCTACTTGCGTCCGGCGAGCTCCGCATCACTTCATCCACGCAATTGCTACTTGGTGGGATTATACGCCAAG CCGCGTTGGTGTTTTCCTTTTGCTGTTTTCGGTGGTACGAAAGCTGTGTTTGGCGCTGGCTTTTTCTTTGTTTTCCCCTGGTACTCTTCGGTACCGCCCCATTTCTACCAATTTGGATGA GAATATATTCAACCTGTTTAGGAG TTGGGCGGTCAGCCGGCGGTGGATGGCTTTGGCGCAACACAAAATG CCCCCTCGGCGTGTTCTCTGTTGGCTTCAACAATTTTAACGGCAGGTTCAGTTTTGGCCACTGCTGCACATTCAAG GCTGACAGCGGGAAGAGGGATGCAGCAGAGGATCGGAAGATGCATTACAATGGTCGATACTGGAGGCTCCCGTCCCCACCAAAGGCCTCAGGCACCCAATGGCAGTGGCGCCTTAGCTCTTATCAGTGA